The Octopus sinensis linkage group LG18, ASM634580v1, whole genome shotgun sequence genome segment gaTTTCATTTGGTCAAGCATACAGTCACAGAGAAAATATAGTATTCATGCCTTTTCCAAAAGGTACATAATAAGTGAAATGATTCTAACAAGTTGAAGCTCAAAGAATTTGGCCAAAGTTAGGTTTTACTGGGAATGGTAAACATCACCtgacatacatacgttcatgagACAAAATTTGGTCAGAtattcatttgttattttatatggatgattgctcaaacattttaggaaaataatatacatacacctgaagaaatatatttaacacacacacatacatacatgtgactgagtgtataggtatatatatatatatgtatatatacatatatatgttcgtgaGCATGTGCGTGAATATACTTACACATTCATATGTGagggtgcatgtgtatgtatatctatatgtgtgtgtgtgtgtgtacatataactgcatatgtgtgcacatatacacacatatatataagtatatgtgtgtgtgtgtatacacataagttgattacataattTTGTTACCTTATAAACTTTTacatttcatatatgcatatatatatatttatatgcaaatatacatacacacatatatacatatataagtgtatgtgtgcatgtatatgtgtgtgtgtatatgtgtgggggtgtctGTGTATCATAAAGCAAGTTGTTTGAACCTCCAaataaattaacctgaaattttggttttaaaacattttttttttttgtaagttttaaTGTAAAGTAACAAatggaattatttatttataagcatGTTTTACATAATTGAAGGAGTCAGCTTCAGGCAAGTTCTTCTtttttacctcttcttcttcttcatcttcttcccatGTCATCAACCTGAATAATTTAGAAGTAAGAGTTATCTTACCCTAgaattttgactttttttaacCTTATCTCTTCATACAAATAGTTCCCATTGACAAAAGCTTAGGCTaaatcatagaatatatatacacattcacaaacatcaTACTTTTCTCAGTATGACGACTGAAAAGAAATACTGATAAACTGTCACAGAATCTCAGAAATGATATCAAGGATTATAATCATGGACAATTGAGATCTGTTCACTACCAGCAGGACCTGCCCcgtaatgtaaaatgtaaaatgtatatacaagtgtatgcaCGTAAAAGACCCCAGATTTAGATAAATGGGTTTTATATACTTGTGGTTAACATTTTACCTTTTCGCCATTAAAAaggatgaaaataataaatatgaaggTATTTTTTATGGCCCCTTCAAAAACGTTATGCACAGGGATTAAACTAAAATAAGCAGATATTAACACAGTTATTGAGTATTGAAAATGTTAAGGGTGAAAGAAATCAATGTCTTTCTCTCtaagggtttaaaaaaaaaatgttcaacttacTTTAAAGACACCTGCTCTATATTGTTTAATTAAAGAGAACATTATCAGTGGAGGAGAGTAATAATTGcttataaaaatagttttttacAAAATAATCCAGGAGAGATAGGAGGGTGGAGGAACGGGGTGGGTAGGTGGAAAAATCTGAATGAATATAtcgggtaaagaaaaaaaaaaaaatggaatttgtattgcagcagcttttttttttttaacgtttgtttgaaagaaaagttccgagttaaatataattaagactttaaaaaaaaaaaaaaaaagaaaaaagttactgACAAATTTTGAATTTCCAAGAAAGATTTGTAATATTTTCGTGTGCTAATTAGgcttttatatttaaaatcttctagtatgtgtgtattttgtattattattattattattattttttttttttatttttattttttttttttttggagtgtAATGTCTTTCAAGGCGAGGACTCGTTCTGATGATGACCGAAGTCCCTCGCTTGCTTCATGATACCTTCTTTTTTAAACTGGCTGAATGCCTGCCTCTTTAGGGGCTGCGGCAAGCTGAGCGCTTCCACGACGCGCTTGTCTTCCTTATGTTTTAGCTTAATGTGCCTCGTTAGCTTCGCCTGCATCACGCCACAGAAAGGACACTGTCGGGACGGCTTTTTGTAGCTCTTCATCTTTCTGAAATCGTTGAGGTCACAGCTGCCGCCAATATCGACATTGGCATTAAGGCAGTCCCACGATATCTCCCCTTTGTCAGTACCGTGACCCCCACCATCGAAACCAATCGTCTCGCTGTCTTCCAAGCCAGCGGCAGCCTGGTCCCGCTCGCAGCTCTCACAACTGTAGCTTCCACTGTTGCTATGACAACTACAAACTGAAGTCCCCAACCTCGCATTGTTATGACACAATTCACCagcattgctgctactactactactacaactgccactacaactaccaccactactactactactactactgctgctgctactactactactacaactactgctgttaCTATTGTTACTGTTTCCTGTACAACAGGTATTAATATTCCCTGCTATACTAGTACTACTACCCATACTACCGctattgctattactactactactacaagtaataTTGCAACTGTTactcgtactactactactactactactgctgctgatgctgctactgGTGTTCACAAATGGCATATGAGATAAACTCATCGAGGACGAGctgattattttttgttgttgctgctgttgttgttggtgttgttgttgttgtggcggtggtggtagtggtggtggtggtggttgcggtagtGAGGGCGGTGGCAGAAGAGACGACGGTGAGAGCATTGACGTTGCTGGAGGTAGAGACGTTGATGGAGGTGGCACTGGTGGTATTGACGGTGGCGGTGGTACTGATggctgtggtagtagtggtggtggcggcgctgCTACTggcgccggtggtggtggtggtggtgctggcagcgATGGTGTCGACTGGACGCCCGCGGCGGCACACCCCCCACCGGCAACTCCGCTGTCAGCGCTGAGTCCACATCGCTGACCGCTggtgttgccaccaccaccaccactactactactactattattactactactactactactattattactacaactactactactgctagtagTAATagcactactaccactattattattcttataaggAAGGTTGCACGTTTCCCCGATAGCGGAAGGGGACAGATTTGGTAGCCCGTAGGGTGGAGGCACTGACAAGCCAGCTGAAGGATGATGGTAGGCACTATTCTTTGAAGATGATGCCGAAGATGATGTcggagaaggggaaggagaatTAAAAGAGTTTGGAGATGGAGGAATGGGATTGGCAGCCAAGTTCTGATACATTGGTGATCTGTGTGGATAGTTCTGACCAGGTATACTGCTTTGGTTTGCGTTATTGTTAGTAGCACTCATGGTGCCTCCCTGCCCAGTGAAGTAAGCAGACCCAGTACTGCTGTCACAGAAGCTGTCTGTGTGTCCAGGATCAGAGTGCAGCCGAGCGGCACGACTTCGTGACATTGCGGAACCCATGACGCTCTGGTCTGGAATATTGTAGGACATTACGGGTGAGAATCCGTCCTCAGCGTTTGTAAAGCTTTGGCAATTCCTTGCGGAAATTGGTGCagagtgctgttgttgttgttgaagaagAGGTGGTGgatgtggaggtggtggcggtggcggctgcAATGTCTGTGAGCAGTGCCGCCCGACCACAGAACTGTTTGGAGGGGGCGTGAAGGGCGAATGGTTGAAATCGAGGGGAGAAGTCGATGAGGGAGATGGAGATGTGCTGTTGAACTTTTGACGTTTTATAGACGTGACCCCTTCTTCTAAGACTCCAATGGCACAAGGCTGGCTACCTTCAGCGTGGGACCACTTGTTTTGGACACCATTAATCTCATACAGAGGTGATGACATTATTGCTGGAGATGAAGAAGGCATGTTTACTGGAGACTGAGACGACGGCGCCGGTGGCGGTAACAACATAAAGTTTTCTGTCCCAGAAAATGCTAGACTGGACATGGTTTCGGGCTTGCCggcctttatatataaagacggtTGCTGACCGCTACCTTGGTATAAGTTTTCCTGTGAAAGatattgttgttggtgctgctgttgttgttgttgttgttcctgctgatgctggtggtaatgttgctgttgatgatgatgctgctgttgttgatgaagatggtgttgttgttgttgttgttgttgatgatgatgatgatgctgatgttgttgttgttgatgatgatgacttagcgAATTTGGTCTCTTGTGGTTCCAGGAGGAATCGCAAGGCGAACTCTCTTCGACAGAACCGCAACTGAAAGTGGAAACGCCAAACGGCTGCATAGAGGAATTCCTGGGACTGTTATCGACCGGTTCCATCCGAAAGTCCATGTGGCATCCGTCGACGTTGGACGCAAACGGGTTGCCACACCGAACATGTCCGTGTCTTGCGTTGCGAGATATTGctgagtttgtagctgctgctgctgatgatgctgatgttgctgttgttgatgttgctgttgctgctgctgatgttgttgttgctgctgctgctgatgctggtgctgctgctgttgatgttgttgttgctgctgctgatgttggtgttgctgctgctgatgttgttgctgctgctgatgctgctgccgctgttgttgttgatgttgttggtgttgatgctgctgctgctgccgctgttggtgttgctgctgctgttgttgttgttgttgttgttgttgttggtgtggttctTGCTCTGGTTGCGTAGAAGCAGCAATATAAGACGAGAAGTCCTTGTAGGGAGACATCATGGCATTAGAACTGGAACCAGGAGGGGCATCGAATTCCTCTTTCAGCAATGATGTTGGCAGTGATATCTGATTCAAAGAAGCCATAGTTTCAGACGACTGTTCCGTCTCAGCCTCGGTACTCAGCTCAAGATCCGGAACAGAATTCGTCAGCCAATCAGAAGCATTGAAATTGGACAGAGCTGAACTACAGCCAATCATATGCATTTGTAAGACATCTTTCTCGTAATATGtgtcacagagaggacaaagtaCTTTTGAAACCGAACCTTTTTGGTTGGTGATGTCGTTTCGAACACTGGAACTGGTGTTCGTTACCATGTTATTTTCATTAGCTCGCTTTAGTTCGTTTGCCAGCCCTTCTTCTTTAAACTGGTGAAATGCATCTCGCTGAAGGTTTGGAGGCAATTTTAGTGCTTCCTTGACACGTTCCTCTTCTTTGTGCCGTAACTGAATATGGCGTTTTAATTTGGCTTGTTTCACACCACAGAATGGACATGGTGTAGGAGGTTTCCGATTCGAAGAGGTGCCTCTTCCGGAATTAAGGCTGACGTTGTTGCGTCCGCCGGTGTTTGTTCCCAAACGTCTCGGTGATGAGGACTGCGAACTTTTCGGTCCACTCGTGGTTGCACTGCATCCATTGCCACTAGAACTACCCCCAACAGCCGTGATGCTGTCGTTAACTGGCTGGTAGTTTACTACAGATATTCCCTGAGAATCatatgataaatacatatttgcagGATCAAATTTGAAGTCTTCGTCCGGGAGTGGTGGCAATATGTTGGTCTTATTTGAAGCTACTGGTGACAAAGAAGTGTTAGTATCTTTAGACGGGAACATGGGTGGCAAGCCGTAAGACGGCTGCGTTTCTAAACCATAAAGTGTTATCTGAGACTCGGTCCTACTAATATCTGGATGAGAAATGAAAGAGGAATTCACTTTGGAATCAACCATGGCATTCAACTCAGGATATTTAGAAAAGTGGTTATCTCGACCAGAATCATCTTGAATAAGGGAAGACATTTGTTCCATGGCTAAAGCACTAAAAGTCAAGTCTTCAACTGGGGAACATGGTTTTTCcgttttgatattaatattatttagaaaaaaagTGTCTTGGGAAGGGCAAGTAAATTTGTTATTTTTCACTTCAGAATTATCCATTGGTTCCAAAAGTTTTGGAAGAGATTCATGGCCAGATTTACCAGTGTTCATTTGATAAGAACAAAACTGTTGGTTTCTGGTAGTGTCCAGACAACCTGTTCCAAATGGAGTTTCAATTGAATTGCTTTGTCTGTTGCACTCAGCCTGGCTTGACCAAACCTCAGGTGATGGGTCGGAAATACCTTTCATCTCAGGATGAACAAGACTTTCGTTTGCAATCTGCTTCTCTGAAAACCTGTCGATTAGGGTGTGACTCGGAATAATGTGTTCGTTCAAACCCATAATTTTGGACGATTCTCTAGCTTGAGCAAGAGATTCGTTTTCCAAAGGAGACTTTTTCGTTTTTGCAGAAGAAGCAGATGATTTCAACAGGTTTTCATCAAATTCATTAATTGgtttatgctgctgctgctgctgttgcctaCAGTCCATATCTAAAACAACAGAACCGGTCGCAGCAGGTAATCTATAGCTTCTATTGGAATGGTTTTCAGGTTTGTCAATTTTTCTACCACCGAACGGTTTCTGTTCCTGATTCTCATGATGGTTCGAAtgaaaagccaggaacttctggCTCTCTTGGTCGTGCCTATCTTCTTTATGCCTTTCATGTAGGTTATCACCAGGGACATCAGCACTACAACAAGATGATGGTTCTTGTTGATTTCTAACAACAGAACTAgaagaatttcttttaaaatcaaaatcagaaaCTACAGACATGATATTCTCAACATTTCTATCTCCTTCATTAACAGTTTTCTTAATCGGTCTGACAGAATTCCCTTTCTGTAACATAACAGCGGGGTTCTTTGGTGAACTGGTGACATTATTTGCTAACTGATAACAATCTGTTGACACAGCTGCAAATGGAGATAAACTGGTGCCCCGGTTGCAACTGTTCATGGCACCGCTGCCATGATTTATGTTTCTGTTTGACTGCAAAGTAGATACAGCTGCACTGTCTGCACATTTGAACTTGCACTTTGCAATGTGTCTTCTAAGCGTGCTTTTCGCAAAAGGCTTCTTGCAGTGTGGACAGTTAGAACCTTGCGAGTGCAAAGGTCTTCCACCACCAACAAGCTTTCTGGATGTCCTTCTCTCAATATCTTCGATAGCATCGCTGTCCATGAACATCGAAGACTCGCCCATTCGACGGAGTTTATCTTTCATGATGCCTTCTCGTTTGAAATGACTAAAGGCCCTCAGCTGCAGAAGTTGTGGTAACTGTAGGACAGCTTTTACTCTCCTGTCCCCTTTGTGTTTTAATTTAATATGACGGGTTAGTTTCGCCTGCATTACACCACAAAATGGGCAAGGCCGAGAAGGCCTCTTGTACACCCTCAGAGCATTATTGGACTGTTGCTGGACTgtgttattcattttgttttcctttgtaaTTGATGACTGTTCTTCCAAAGATAGATTAAATTTAGCTTCCTGCTCAGGGACATCATCTGGAATGAGACTACAATCATTGTCTGAATGATCAGATAGGCTTCTTTTAGATCTTACAGAATCTGGCATTTCAGGAACTCTTTTAGGGTCCACAATGGTTAAGGATTCTTCAATTATGGTAATGTCTGGGACTTCCTTTCTGTTTTCAAAATCCATATTTCTGTGGTTGCTATCAGAACTATCACAAAGTCTTTTGATGGTAGCATGGCTATTTTCACTATCTGATTTCATTGGTGCATCTAATCGAATAATATACACCTCTTTGGTTTCATCACTGTTGACAACCTCAACAGATGTTTGGGGGAGGTCCTCATTTGACTCAAACACAGAACCGTCGTCATCATTTTTATCCATGCCATTCTCATAATTATCCACTGTATCAGGTTTGGAGGGGAGTTCTGTCACTGGCTGGAGTGTAACCGTATCAGTTAATTGCAGGTGCGCACGGCCACAGAGAAACATATGATCACTTAGGCTCTCCATTGGTATAATTTGATCACAACCACTACACACGGCATTCTGTTGACAAGATGGCAACACCTGACCAACTATCTTGTGTTCTTTGTCAAACCAAGTTTCCATTTgagataatttatttttcaaaatgcctTCTTTCTTAAACTGATTAAATGCGTGCCTTTGCGATGGCTGGGATAAACTCATCGCCTCCTTCACGCGATCTTCATCTTTATGTTTCAGTTTGATGTGCCGAGTGAGTTTAGCCTGCATTACACCACAAAACGGACATGGACGGGAGGGTTTCTTGTAAGATCTACCAAAATAACTTTGATTACATTTAACAATGGAACTACTTGAAGGTTTTGAACCATTCAACGGAAGATGTGGCTTAGATGGATTATTGACAGAAACTACATCACTTTTATCAGCATCATCAAAAGcatcagaaacaggaagtgaAACACTCATTTCCTGTTTAAGGAGAGAATTGGTTTCAATTAGCTCTCCGTCTTCTAAATTTTCAGATTTACATTCTGTATTCCTCAGAGTTTGTTCATAGTCTTTTAGTATATTCTCCTGAGTGTTATCTATATCATGGTTTGATTCAGCGTTGGGATCACACGGGTTTTCGGTGATTCCATCCTCAAAAGAATTATCTTCTAAATCAGGTTTGTATTTCACCTCAAAATCCTCGCTTGACACAGCAGCTATTGGTTCAATTCGGATAGGGTTACTTTGGAATTTGATATCATCTTCATGTTGCAATGTATTTTCAGCACTATAATTTTCATCTTCTAAatcttcaacttcttttttcaACTTTAAATTCATAAAAGGCCCCGAATTTGGCTCCTTGGCATCATCATCAGAGCAAGGAATATTTGATTCCTGTTGATATTGCCAAGTAGAATTAAAAGATTGATCAGTTTCTTTTAACGAAGGAGAAGACACGGAAATACTTTTGTTTGGCCCATCACCAGGAAAACTTTCAACAGGGGAATGTGAGAACATTTCTTGCTCATAGGACCAATCACTTGTATTAAAATTAGAAAGTGCAAGGCTGCAACACTGCATATGTTCCTTCATTGCATCTTTCTTGACAAATACATTACAACTACTGCAGACAAGCCATGGAGAGGAATCAGACTGGAATGTACACTCAGGAATTAATTCCTGATACTGCTCTTGTTctgttaaccttttagcattttctTTCATGATGCCTTCTTTCTTAAACTGGTTGAAAATCCTACGTTGCATTGACTGTGGCAACCGCAGTGTTTCTTTAACGCGGTCTTCATCCTTGTGTTTTAACTTAATATGCCTCGTTAATTTTGCTTGCATAATACCACAGAATAAACATGGTCGAGACGGTTTCTTGTAAGTTCTTGGTTTGTTGCTAGCAAAACCTGATGGTTCATCCTCTATCGTTATGACGTTCGCCTGACTCTTGACTGATAGATGTTTATCAAATACCGAAGAGCCTGAGTTACAGTTGTGACCAGTAGTTACATCTTCATCAGATGAATCTGAGATTGAAACAGGAGACATTAATTGTATGTCTTCGTTAGCGACCTCCTCTTTCACAATCCCactgctaatattattattattattattattattatcattattattattattaccatcattgtaAGTTTCCATTTCCTCTGAGATTGATGACAGAAGTTGCTTCTCAGAGTTTTGGTCTCTTGTTTGCTGGAATATATCGTCATTTAATTCAGACTTTAAAAAGAAAGCCGTTGCTTGGTTGGCATTAGATAGTTGAACACTGTAGTCAGTCACATCATCAGAACGGTCGCAAGAATCTGGTGGAATTTCAAGAATTTCTTCCTTTAATACAATAGTCTCTGAATTTAGAAGATGCTGTTTATTTGAGGAATCGCTTGCTTCCGCGAGGTCTATTTCCTCTATCAACTTTACTTCACTGTCTTCAACATCGACTTCTCCTTCCGGTGCAATGAAAATGGTTTTGATTTTCTTGCTACTTGGTGGCGCAATATCATATTCTTGAATATTCTGCAACTCACTGATGTCTAAGACACCTCGACGACTATCGTTTTCATCATTTCTCTCAACAGGAGATAcaaaagatggtggtggtgatgatgatgaagtagacATGGCTGCTAAAGAAGATGGCTGGGTATCAACATTATCAAAGGATTTGGAACTACTGTTGTCAGAATTTGGTCCTTGGCTAGAAAGCTGACTGGAAGTATCAAGGGAGTATGGAACAGATTTACAGGTAACAATATGTTGGTTGATGTCTTCTTTGGGCTGAGATTCTTTACAATAAGGACACACAACCATTGATATATGTCCATAAGGAATTCTCTCTATAATAAGGCAATCAGATTCAGAAAGACTGTTAATTCTACGCATATTTTCCTTCAGAATTCCTTGTCGTTTGAATTCATTAAAAGCATTACGCTGTTCGTGCAGAGGTAGTTTTAATGCCTGTTTTACACACTCTTCGTGTTTATGTTTCAACTTGATATGACGACTCAATTTCGCCTGCATTATTCCACAGAACGGGCACGGACGTGCAGGACGTTTGTAAATTTTGCCTTCATCAATGTTCTCCACAGCTTTGGGATTAGGTAACTTGTACGGGCCATTTCCAAAACGATGGGTAACATTTGATGGTTTCAAAGACATTTCTTTGTCTGCGTGGTGTTGGATATAGATGCTATTTAGATCACTATCCAGGTAGctatttactttttgtttgacAAAGCTGCTATCATCTTCAGAGGAAAATGGTTTAGAAAACGGTGATAAGGCAACAGTTTCAAGAGTGCTTGTGTTTTTAGAATGAGGTGAAGTGTGGAACTCTTTCAATGAAGAGCAATGCAAGCTTTCTTTACAATGTGGAGTTTTGATTATAACAGTTTCCAACTTGTTATGGAGTGGGTCACACTCTGAACTAACAAATTCAAGGCTTTTACTCTTTTGAATATGGTCAGTTTTACTATATAGGTCAGAATCTGATTTACCAAAGTTCAGCGTTACCTTGTCTTTGCTTTGTTCAATCAGAATCTCATCCACATAAATAGAATCCGTATCACTAAATTTAAGTACATCTTTTAATTTATCTTCACGATTTGTAGTTTTTACAGAAAAAGACACTTCTAGATCGTTTCTTTCGTCTTCACAGTACTCTAAATTGTCTGGACACACTCTGGTATTAAAATAATCTCTCTCAACAGTCGGTGCTAATTCCAAACTTTCAGCATTTCCTGTCGATTTAGTGTGGTGTACATCTGATATGCATGGTTTCCGAAGAGCAGCATTATTGTTTGGTAAGTCTTTTCTCCTGTTATTCCTTGTTTTGTTTAAAATGCCAATCTTGCAGATATTATGCCCTTCTTCAACCAAATTTACATCTAAACTAGGAACTTGGCATTGCAAGTTCTGTTTAGAAGAATTACTTTCACAACCTTGTTTATCAGCTAAATCTAATGTCAACACAGATCCATTTGAAGCAGCAAGTGGCCTGCAAGTCTTCAGATGCTGTGATAAGACATCCTTGTGAACAGAATAATTACAGTGTGGACAGCACAGGATAACGTTATCGTggaggctagaaatagcagcagcaaAAGACTTCTTGACAAGTTTGTTACACTTTGAGAGCTCGGATAGGCGTcggatgttttgttttttgatgcCATCTTTCTTCATTTCATCAAAGGCGTTCCTCTGGAATAACTTTGGCAGAGCCACAGCCTGTTGAACCCGTAATTCATCTTTGTGTTTTAATTGGATATGACGAGTTAAATTGGATTGCATCAAcccacagaaaaaacaaggccGCGGCAGTTTCTTGTAGAAAGCTTTCGATACCATATT includes the following:
- the LOC115221480 gene encoding uncharacterized protein LOC115221480; amino-acid sequence: MQQKLTDHLKVIRLSDESVKELLVSKPGSSTLDLNFIPKPFLLAENCEVQKSLNNICDQSVLLEFRMAADKQLTIEDLMKCCNCQGYFEKDLFETHSISCKSGTSVLPSKELLKSLKATNSLSSTKDSTKDKPVNGLEQFNRSSPQPVSNSADSSPISVLDSSEEDCCVIFQNQNEMYIKGHGFPQAKSSSLPLEAAPKDVTDASQSPFTDDLIQTHNKTVNKTIHRNITRNGIKSHNGKSYTNSCSRSKTSKYNQKNVWPCLFCGITQAKLARHIQLKHRNEERVLKALQLPKPQQRDAFNKFKKEGISNAVSFRKSQNHSRIGNMVSKAFYKKLPRPCFFCGLMQSNLTRHIQLKHKDELRVQQAVALPKLFQRNAFDEMKKDGIKKQNIRRLSELSKCNKLVKKSFAAAISSLHDNVILCCPHCNYSVHKDVLSQHLKTCRPLAASNGSVLTLDLADKQGCESNSSKQNLQCQVPSLDVNLVEEGHNICKIGILNKTRNNRRKDLPNNNAALRKPCISDVHHTKSTGNAESLELAPTVERDYFNTRVCPDNLEYCEDERNDLEVSFSVKTTNREDKLKDVLKFSDTDSIYVDEILIEQSKDKVTLNFGKSDSDLYSKTDHIQKSKSLEFVSSECDPLHNKLETVIIKTPHCKESLHCSSLKEFHTSPHSKNTSTLETVALSPFSKPFSSEDDSSFVKQKVNSYLDSDLNSIYIQHHADKEMSLKPSNVTHRFGNGPYKLPNPKAVENIDEGKIYKRPARPCPFCGIMQAKLSRHIKLKHKHEECVKQALKLPLHEQRNAFNEFKRQGILKENMRRINSLSESDCLIIERIPYGHISMVVCPYCKESQPKEDINQHIVTCKSVPYSLDTSSQLSSQGPNSDNSSSKSFDNVDTQPSSLAAMSTSSSSPPPSFVSPVERNDENDSRRGVLDISELQNIQEYDIAPPSSKKIKTIFIAPEGEVDVEDSEVKLIEEIDLAEASDSSNKQHLLNSETIVLKEEILEIPPDSCDRSDDVTDYSVQLSNANQATAFFLKSELNDDIFQQTRDQNSEKQLLSSISEEMETYNDGNNNNNDNNNNNNNNISSGIVKEEVANEDIQLMSPVSISDSSDEDVTTGHNCNSGSSVFDKHLSVKSQANVITIEDEPSGFASNKPRTYKKPSRPCLFCGIMQAKLTRHIKLKHKDEDRVKETLRLPQSMQRRIFNQFKKEGIMKENAKRLTEQEQYQELIPECTFQSDSSPWLVCSSCNVFVKKDAMKEHMQCCSLALSNFNTSDWSYEQEMFSHSPVESFPGDGPNKSISVSSPSLKETDQSFNSTWQYQQESNIPCSDDDAKEPNSGPFMNLKLKKEVEDLEDENYSAENTLQHEDDIKFQSNPIRIEPIAAVSSEDFEVKYKPDLEDNSFEDGITENPCDPNAESNHDIDNTQENILKDYEQTLRNTECKSENLEDGELIETNSLLKQEMSVSLPVSDAFDDADKSDVVSVNNPSKPHLPLNGSKPSSSSIVKCNQSYFGRSYKKPSRPCPFCGVMQAKLTRHIKLKHKDEDRVKEAMSLSQPSQRHAFNQFKKEGILKNKLSQMETWFDKEHKIVGQVLPSCQQNAVCSGCDQIIPMESLSDHMFLCGRAHLQLTDTVTLQPVTELPSKPDTVDNYENGMDKNDDDGSVFESNEDLPQTSVEVVNSDETKEVYIIRLDAPMKSDSENSHATIKRLCDSSDSNHRNMDFENRKEVPDITIIEESLTIVDPKRVPEMPDSVRSKRSLSDHSDNDCSLIPDDVPEQEAKFNLSLEEQSSITKENKMNNTVQQQSNNALRVYKRPSRPCPFCGVMQAKLTRHIKLKHKGDRRVKAVLQLPQLLQLRAFSHFKREGIMKDKLRRMGESSMFMDSDAIEDIERRTSRKLVGGGRPLHSQGSNCPHCKKPFAKSTLRRHIAKCKFKCADSAAVSTLQSNRNINHGSGAMNSCNRGTSLSPFAAVSTDCYQLANNVTSSPKNPAVMLQKGNSVRPIKKTVNEGDRNVENIMSVVSDFDFKRNSSSSVVRNQQEPSSCCSADVPGDNLHERHKEDRHDQESQKFLAFHSNHHENQEQKPFGGRKIDKPENHSNRSYRLPAATGSVVLDMDCRQQQQQQHKPINEFDENLLKSSASSAKTKKSPLENESLAQARESSKIMGLNEHIIPSHTLIDRFSEKQIANESLVHPEMKGISDPSPEVWSSQAECNRQSNSIETPFGTGCLDTTRNQQFCSYQMNTGKSGHESLPKLLEPMDNSEVKNNKFTCPSQDTFFLNNINIKTEKPCSPVEDLTFSALAMEQMSSLIQDDSGRDNHFSKYPELNAMVDSKVNSSFISHPDISRTESQITLYGLETQPSYGLPPMFPSKDTNTSLSPVASNKTNILPPLPDEDFKFDPANMYLSYDSQGISVVNYQPVNDSITAVGGSSSGNGCSATTSGPKSSQSSSPRRLGTNTGGRNNVSLNSGRGTSSNRKPPTPCPFCGVKQAKLKRHIQLRHKEEERVKEALKLPPNLQRDAFHQFKEEGLANELKRANENNMVTNTSSSVRNDITNQKGSVSKVLCPLCDTYYEKDVLQMHMIGCSSALSNFNASDWLTNSVPDLELSTEAETEQSSETMASLNQISLPTSLLKEEFDAPPGSSSNAMMSPYKDFSSYIAASTQPEQEPHQQQQQQQQQQQQHQQQQHQHQQQQQQHQQQQHQHQQQQQQQHQQQQQQHQQQQHQHHQQQQLQTQQYLATQDTDMFGVATRLRPTSTDATWTFGWNRSITVPGIPLCSRLAFPLSVAVLSKRVRLAIPPGTTRDQIR